The stretch of DNA GGCCAGAAACCGGTCAGCAGACCCATGCAGGCCATCGAAAGTCCGAGGGCGGCGCTCGTGCCCAGGAGAAGAAGCCCGCGGTGCCGCGACTTGAACACTCCGGCGAGCAGCATTCCGACCAGCGTTCCGGCGGCCACGCTGGAAATCCATCCGCCGAATGCGGCCGGCGAGGAGAACCTGCTCTTGGCGATGTACGCCAGGCCCACGCTCAGCGGGCCCGACAGGCAGAAGTTCAAGACCGCGGCCAGCAGGATGAGCGAGCGGAGGGGTACGTCCTTCATGACGTAGGCGAGACCTTCGGTGATGGCGCTCCAGACGCCGGGCTTGCCCGCCGCGGTGGAGGGAGAACAGGGCGGATCCGGCACCCTCCACAGCGCGGCGATGACGAACAAGAAGCTGAACGCATCGAGGAAGAAGGCCCAGGCCGCGCCGAGCGCCTTCGTGATCATGCCGGCCGGGGCCGGACCGACGATTCCCGTCAGAAGCGCGCTGCTCTGCCACACCGAGTTGGCCGCCGGAAGTTGTTCCGGCTGGACCAGAGACCGCAGCAGGGGTCCGGCCGATGGCAGAGCGAAGGCATCCGCGACGCCGAACGCCGAGGCGAGCACGTAGAGGTGCCACAGCTGCAAGACGTCTCGCAAAAGGAGGAAACCGATCGCTGCCACGAGCACGGCCCGCGCCGACGCGGTCGCCATGAGGATCTTGCGTGGCGACGTCCGGTCGGTGATCGCGCCGCCCATCAGCATCAGCACGGCGCGCGGGATCCCCGCGCACATCGCCACGGTCCCCATCGCCACGCCCGAGCCGGTCAGCTGAAGCACGACCCACGGCAGGGCGACGATGTAGAACTGGTCCCCGAGCAGGGACGTCGTCGCGCCCAGCCACCAGAGGACGAAATTGGCGTTGCGCAGGGGATGGACCTGAACGGCGGGTCCGGCGGACGCGGGGATGCTGGCAACGTTCATCGCGATTCCTCCCTACCGAATCGGCGGACGGACGACCGATGGAATGGCGGTCGCTTTCTTGCCGACGCTTGTCATAATGCAAACGTGAATTTACATTTACATTGTATCGTCGTCAAGAGACTATTTCTTCTCGCTTTTCGGCGGGAGGCGGGTATATAAGGAGCCGATGCCCAAGCCGACGAAGACCCTCGAACCACAGCAGGAACGCAGCCGGGAGTCGCTGCGCAAGCTGCTCAAGGCCGCCACCGAAGTGCTGGGCCAGCACGGCGTCGAAGGAACGACGATTCCGCGCATCGCGCAGCACGCCGGGCTCACGCCGGGCGCGGTCTATCGCCGATTCCGTGACAAGGGCGAGCTTCTTGAGACCGCGATCCTCGGCATCCTGGAACGGCAGGACGAGAGGGTGAAGGCGGGCATGACGCCGG from Terriglobia bacterium encodes:
- a CDS encoding MFS transporter, which produces MNVASIPASAGPAVQVHPLRNANFVLWWLGATTSLLGDQFYIVALPWVVLQLTGSGVAMGTVAMCAGIPRAVLMLMGGAITDRTSPRKILMATASARAVLVAAIGFLLLRDVLQLWHLYVLASAFGVADAFALPSAGPLLRSLVQPEQLPAANSVWQSSALLTGIVGPAPAGMITKALGAAWAFFLDAFSFLFVIAALWRVPDPPCSPSTAAGKPGVWSAITEGLAYVMKDVPLRSLILLAAVLNFCLSGPLSVGLAYIAKSRFSSPAAFGGWISSVAAGTLVGMLLAGVFKSRHRGLLLLGTSAALGLSMACMGLLTGFWPVALLLLVMGCFSGFINVQIQAWLQQRVERAVLGRVSSVAMLSSFGLMPLSMGAAGIAVEWSALWMFAIAGGAVALVAAFGALQRPVRDIE